The following are encoded in a window of Oncorhynchus keta strain PuntledgeMale-10-30-2019 chromosome 10, Oket_V2, whole genome shotgun sequence genomic DNA:
- the LOC118389473 gene encoding transcription factor HES-5-like — protein sequence MAPTITSAMIYSKNHLTLTNKLRKPVVEKLRRDRINSCLEKLKSILGQEILNQQPDSKLEKATILEMTVSFLKRQQQYQPLSSSSCSAPDNQGYSRCVQEIVHFLSKDEVTTESQRRLLSHFQSLQPSSDKNRRESDLLQLSTPAQHSMSKEKGPVNSAIWRPW from the exons ATGGCACCTACAATCACTTCAGCTATGATCTACTCTAAGAACCACCTGACTCTGACCAACAAG CTAAGAAAGCCAGTGGTGGAGAAGTTACGCAGAGATCGTATCAACAGCTGCCTTGAGAAGCTCAAGTCTATCCTGGGTCAAGAGATCCTCAATCAGCAGCCCGACTCCAAGCTGGAGAAAGCAACCATCCTGGAGATGACAGTGAGCTTCCTGAAACGACAGCAACAGTATCAACCATTgagctcctcctcctgctctgcaCCTGACAATCAGGGTTACTCCAGGTGTGTCCAAGAGATTGTGCACTTCCTGTCCAAGGATGAGGTGACGACAGAGTCCCAGAGAAGACTGCTGAGCCACTTCCAGAGCCTGCAGCCATCCTCTGATAAGAACAGGAGGGAGAGTGACCTGCTTCAGTTGAGCACCCCAGCCCAGCACAGCATGAGCAAAGAGAAGGGTCCAGTCAACAGCGCCATCTGGAGGCCCTGGTAG